A portion of the Synechococcales cyanobacterium CNB genome contains these proteins:
- a CDS encoding right-handed parallel beta-helix repeat-containing protein, with translation MRTHRFIATLLAGLACAAALAGPIDPPAGPVTSTMKPLDVVEPRIPIGPATTPGDNDASPSLYKITQPGSYYLLGNVQGVSGKIGVEIAASNVTIDLAGFTLQGVNGSNSGILVTSLQSGITIRNGTVNGWGESGIDATKSSAARIESVTATNNGGTGITTSNLAVITGCMARQNAFTGISAGSAVTIRDCAADDNGTSGFWLGSAATLNGCTARNNNAYGFELNDIASANNCIATHNKATGFIAGYGSNYSSCTSAYNTIDGFWCNFGSMATNCSAYQNGRDGFYVSCGSVTNSQATMNQRDGIRLDIGNSTATGNTCFQNGLGNSGAGIRAVGASCRIDSNQVVSNAFGIHAAPDCMVVRNTARGNTTNYSFPVGSEYGQIITNPGSGFSSTNPWANFAY, from the coding sequence ATGCGCACGCATCGTTTCATCGCCACCCTCCTCGCCGGCCTCGCCTGCGCCGCCGCCCTCGCCGGGCCGATCGACCCGCCCGCAGGCCCGGTCACCAGCACGATGAAGCCCCTCGACGTGGTCGAGCCTCGCATCCCGATCGGCCCCGCCACCACCCCAGGCGACAACGACGCTTCGCCCAGCCTCTACAAGATCACCCAGCCAGGCTCGTACTACCTCCTCGGAAACGTCCAGGGTGTCAGCGGCAAGATCGGCGTCGAGATCGCCGCCTCCAACGTCACCATCGACCTCGCCGGCTTCACACTCCAGGGCGTCAACGGCTCAAACTCGGGCATCCTCGTAACCTCGCTCCAGTCGGGAATCACCATCCGGAACGGCACCGTCAACGGCTGGGGCGAGTCGGGCATCGACGCCACCAAATCCTCCGCCGCTCGCATCGAGTCCGTCACCGCGACGAACAACGGCGGGACCGGGATCACCACCAGCAATCTCGCTGTCATCACCGGGTGCATGGCGCGCCAGAACGCCTTCACCGGCATCTCCGCGGGCAGCGCCGTCACGATCAGGGACTGCGCCGCGGACGACAACGGTACTTCGGGCTTCTGGCTCGGCAGCGCCGCCACGCTCAACGGTTGCACGGCGCGGAACAACAACGCCTACGGCTTCGAGCTGAACGACATCGCTTCCGCCAACAACTGCATCGCCACGCACAACAAGGCGACGGGATTCATCGCGGGCTACGGCTCCAACTATTCCTCCTGCACGTCCGCGTACAACACCATCGACGGCTTCTGGTGCAACTTCGGCTCGATGGCCACCAACTGCTCCGCCTACCAGAACGGCCGCGACGGCTTCTACGTCTCGTGCGGATCCGTCACCAACTCCCAGGCCACCATGAACCAGCGCGACGGCATCCGACTCGACATCGGCAACTCCACCGCCACGGGCAACACCTGCTTCCAGAACGGCCTCGGGAACTCCGGCGCGGGCATCCGCGCCGTCGGTGCCTCATGCCGCATCGACTCCAACCAGGTCGTCTCCAACGCCTTCGGCATCCACGCCGCCCCGGACTGCATGGTCGTCCGAAACACCGCCCGCGGCAACACCACCAACTACTCCTTCCCCGTGGGGAGCGAGTACGGCCAGATCATCACCAACCCCGGCAGCGGCTTCAGTTCCACCAACCCCTGGGCGAACTTCGCGTACTGA
- the ychF gene encoding redox-regulated ATPase YchF, producing MEVGIVGLPYVGKTALFRALTGVAADPGGAARANVGVAPIPDPRLDALARHVETKKIVPATLKVVDVPGLVRGASEGGGLGNAFLSHVRDVDALIHVVRCFESAAVPHVDGSLDPARDIETVELELILADLQMVENAIPRAEKSARKKEADSEARLSVLRKAEPLLSEGKPVRGLELENDDERRAMRGLAMLSAKPVLYVANVGENDPRGEGEHARRVREHAAAHHAGFVPVCAQIEAELAELEPGERAEMLAALGLEEPALHKLARAAYALLGLQSFYTAGPKEIRAWTIPAGSRAPQAAGAIHTDFERGFIRAEVYSVDDMQKYGSEKAIRDAGRQRTEGKDYVMRDGDVCHFLFNV from the coding sequence ATGGAAGTCGGGATCGTCGGGCTGCCGTACGTCGGAAAAACCGCGCTCTTTCGTGCCTTGACCGGCGTCGCCGCCGACCCCGGCGGCGCGGCCCGCGCCAATGTCGGCGTCGCCCCGATCCCCGATCCCAGGCTCGACGCCCTGGCGCGGCACGTCGAGACCAAGAAGATCGTGCCCGCAACCCTCAAGGTCGTCGACGTGCCCGGACTCGTCCGCGGGGCGTCGGAGGGGGGGGGACTCGGCAACGCCTTCCTCAGCCACGTCCGCGACGTCGACGCACTCATCCACGTCGTCCGATGCTTCGAGAGCGCGGCCGTCCCCCACGTCGATGGCTCCCTCGACCCCGCCCGCGACATCGAGACCGTCGAACTCGAACTCATCCTCGCCGACCTCCAGATGGTCGAGAACGCCATCCCCCGCGCCGAGAAGTCCGCCCGCAAGAAAGAAGCCGACTCGGAGGCACGCCTGAGCGTCCTCAGGAAGGCCGAACCACTCCTCAGCGAAGGCAAGCCCGTTCGAGGTCTCGAACTCGAAAACGACGACGAGCGACGCGCCATGCGCGGCCTGGCCATGCTCTCCGCCAAGCCGGTCCTCTACGTCGCCAACGTCGGCGAGAACGACCCCAGGGGTGAGGGCGAACACGCACGCCGTGTCCGCGAGCACGCCGCGGCCCATCACGCCGGGTTCGTTCCCGTCTGCGCCCAGATCGAGGCCGAACTCGCTGAACTCGAACCGGGCGAGCGGGCCGAAATGCTCGCCGCTCTCGGCCTCGAGGAACCTGCCCTCCACAAACTGGCACGGGCCGCCTACGCCCTGCTCGGCCTCCAGAGTTTCTACACCGCAGGCCCGAAGGAAATCCGTGCCTGGACCATCCCCGCAGGCAGCAGGGCACCCCAGGCCGCCGGCGCGATCCACACCGACTTCGAACGCGGGTTCATCCGCGCCGAGGTCTATTCCGTGGACGACATGCAAAAGTACGGCTCCGAAAAAGCCATCCGCGACGCGGGCCGACAGCGCACCGAGGGCAAGGACTACGTCATGCGCGACGGCGACGTCTGCCACTTCCTGTTCAATGTGTGA
- a CDS encoding DUF3365 domain-containing protein: protein MCDTRRTEPRTAPRHGSLMAGAYHAGMVRGVMVALAGFAAIGAGCSRTDPFAEKPADAPPETVHAAEARAEKAADSLARALIAELQQAMGDGGAARALDVCRDAAESIRAEVSANEGVDVRRTALRVRNPANAPDEWERATLESWASGAAAPGPVSRVVQTGGATELRWMRPIVLIDLCVHCHGTTERLAAGVPEALARFYPYDQATGFEVGDLRGAFSVRIPLD from the coding sequence ATGTGTGACACCCGACGAACAGAGCCTCGAACGGCGCCGCGCCACGGATCGCTCATGGCCGGGGCGTATCATGCGGGCATGGTGCGGGGTGTGATGGTCGCGCTGGCAGGGTTCGCCGCGATCGGTGCGGGGTGTTCTCGCACCGATCCGTTCGCCGAGAAACCGGCCGACGCGCCCCCGGAGACGGTGCACGCGGCCGAGGCCCGCGCGGAGAAGGCGGCCGACAGCCTCGCGCGTGCGCTGATCGCAGAACTGCAGCAAGCGATGGGAGACGGCGGCGCGGCGCGCGCTCTCGATGTCTGCCGCGACGCGGCCGAGTCCATCCGCGCGGAGGTCTCGGCGAACGAGGGCGTCGACGTCCGCCGCACCGCCCTCCGCGTGCGCAACCCCGCCAATGCACCGGACGAGTGGGAACGGGCAACCCTGGAGTCGTGGGCATCCGGTGCGGCCGCCCCGGGGCCGGTCTCGCGTGTCGTGCAGACAGGCGGCGCGACCGAACTGCGCTGGATGCGCCCGATCGTGCTGATCGACCTGTGCGTGCACTGCCACGGCACGACCGAGCGGCTCGCGGCCGGCGTCCCGGAAGCCTTGGCACGCTTCTACCCCTACGACCAGGCGACAGGCTTCGAGGTCGGCGACCTGCGAGGCGCCTTCAGCGTTCGTATCCCGCTCGACTGA
- a CDS encoding glycosyltransferase family 4 protein encodes MQSRVADAMVFVLSEGTPLSAWRDLGLLEREWSLVERLAAAFERLIVVSDGGPQDAEIARSLPSTCPLECVCNRDGTERAAWRAEAARLTTAAASGCASAYVRTNQFASGEQALAIAARLRESGLRIGLAARGGYLWSRFEAAEHGPESRIAAEVASREGEIVRGADVVIGTSPLMLDEVCWRYGVARERAVLIPNFVIDDEPPAHASEREHGTVLYAGQLVARKRVDVLIEAAARMAAPRGPLVRLDVVGEGPEEGTLRSLAKRLGAPVRFEPRIPHRQLLARMRRCAVYAQASAYEGHPKTVIEAMCAGAPVVVAAAPGLDAPVETGVTGLCVPGDAESFAYAIGELLRDADWSESLGSAAAASVRQRLGLRATFEREIKAARMAMAGTRSATTAPTPVRWDSALLGEPACADAWTRSLRGFADRLPPDRRAAFLDAIGREVRSLRTARDRSTEEAA; translated from the coding sequence GGCCGCGGCGTTCGAACGGCTCATCGTCGTGAGCGACGGCGGGCCGCAGGACGCCGAGATCGCCCGCTCGCTCCCTTCCACATGCCCCCTCGAATGCGTCTGCAACCGCGACGGGACCGAGCGAGCGGCGTGGCGGGCCGAGGCGGCACGGCTGACGACCGCCGCGGCCTCCGGGTGCGCGTCCGCCTATGTGCGCACCAACCAGTTCGCCTCGGGCGAGCAAGCCCTGGCGATCGCGGCACGACTGCGGGAATCAGGGCTGAGGATCGGACTCGCGGCGCGGGGGGGGTACCTCTGGTCTCGCTTCGAGGCCGCCGAGCACGGGCCGGAGTCGCGCATCGCGGCGGAGGTCGCGTCGCGCGAGGGCGAGATCGTGCGCGGCGCGGACGTCGTGATCGGAACCTCGCCGCTGATGCTGGACGAAGTGTGCTGGCGGTACGGCGTCGCCCGCGAACGGGCCGTGCTCATCCCGAACTTCGTCATCGACGACGAGCCGCCCGCGCACGCGAGCGAACGGGAGCACGGCACGGTGCTCTATGCCGGGCAACTGGTGGCGCGCAAGCGGGTCGACGTGCTGATCGAGGCCGCGGCGAGGATGGCCGCGCCGCGCGGGCCGCTCGTCCGGCTGGACGTGGTGGGTGAGGGACCGGAGGAGGGCACGCTGCGGTCGCTGGCGAAGCGCCTCGGCGCGCCCGTGCGCTTCGAGCCGCGCATCCCGCACCGCCAGCTGCTCGCACGCATGCGCCGCTGCGCCGTGTACGCGCAGGCCTCGGCCTACGAGGGGCACCCCAAGACGGTGATCGAAGCGATGTGCGCCGGCGCGCCCGTCGTAGTCGCAGCCGCCCCGGGGCTGGATGCGCCCGTGGAGACGGGCGTGACGGGACTCTGCGTGCCGGGCGACGCCGAGAGTTTCGCCTACGCGATCGGCGAACTGCTGCGCGACGCGGACTGGAGCGAATCGCTCGGGTCCGCCGCGGCGGCGAGCGTGCGCCAGCGGCTCGGGCTGCGGGCGACCTTCGAACGCGAGATCAAAGCGGCGCGGATGGCCATGGCGGGCACACGCTCGGCGACGACCGCTCCGACGCCCGTGCGCTGGGACAGCGCGCTGCTCGGTGAACCCGCGTGCGCCGATGCCTGGACGCGGAGCCTGCGCGGGTTCGCGGACCGGCTGCCGCCCGATCGCCGCGCCGCGTTCCTCGACGCCATCGGGCGCGAGGTCCGATCGCTGCGCACCGCACGCGACCGCTCGACGGAGGAAGCGGCATGA
- a CDS encoding DNA topoisomerase IV subunit A: MAKKTTGTKASSGGRGEALPDGRGSSGGRTPAGKRRSTRGGDGTLEKIGALARSVAQAAHAGEAPTIEVPTRAKSNTTWDRENGILRMGDATQTRELFNLNQAKVFMQVVLQAAGIKGLLEEGKTASLRAMFYRGLHTIPGTKEKTFADQSESDAALEDLEVTLGSLREELHVFADVRGSLVGNITFVDTGDEIDGRRMGSGGYSIPSIVEPDVIQFKRCDAKFVLHVEKATVWRRFNEDRFWETHNCILTHGAGQPPRGVRRLLRRFHEELNLPVYCLLDCDPWGHYIYSVIKQGSISLAFESERLAIPQAKFLGLRAIDYQRCGLSDDVQIALNEKDVARAKQIAAYPWFKDKPAWRREIDQLLRNGFKMEVESLITKDISYVTETYVPERLKAKDWLD; encoded by the coding sequence ATGGCGAAGAAGACGACGGGAACGAAAGCGAGTTCGGGAGGCCGGGGAGAAGCGCTCCCTGACGGTCGCGGCTCGTCCGGAGGGCGCACGCCGGCCGGGAAACGCCGATCGACGCGCGGCGGCGACGGAACGCTCGAAAAGATCGGCGCGCTCGCTCGGAGCGTCGCACAGGCAGCGCACGCCGGCGAGGCGCCGACGATCGAGGTGCCGACGCGCGCGAAGTCAAACACGACGTGGGACCGCGAGAACGGCATCCTGCGGATGGGCGACGCCACACAGACCCGCGAACTCTTCAACCTGAATCAAGCGAAGGTGTTTATGCAGGTGGTGCTGCAGGCCGCGGGGATCAAGGGCCTGCTGGAAGAGGGCAAGACCGCGAGCCTGCGAGCGATGTTCTACAGGGGGCTGCACACGATCCCAGGGACGAAGGAAAAAACATTCGCTGACCAGAGCGAGAGCGACGCCGCGCTCGAAGACCTGGAGGTCACCCTGGGTTCGCTGCGTGAGGAGCTGCACGTCTTCGCGGACGTGCGCGGCTCGCTGGTCGGGAACATCACGTTCGTAGACACTGGAGACGAGATCGACGGGCGGAGGATGGGGTCCGGGGGCTATTCGATCCCGAGCATCGTCGAGCCGGACGTCATCCAGTTCAAGCGGTGCGACGCGAAGTTCGTGCTGCACGTCGAAAAGGCGACGGTGTGGCGACGGTTCAACGAGGATCGGTTCTGGGAGACGCACAACTGCATCCTCACGCACGGGGCGGGACAGCCGCCGCGAGGAGTCCGGAGGCTTCTGCGTCGATTCCATGAGGAGTTGAATCTGCCCGTCTATTGCCTCCTCGACTGCGACCCCTGGGGACACTACATCTACAGCGTCATCAAGCAAGGCTCCATCTCCCTCGCCTTCGAGAGCGAGCGGCTCGCCATCCCGCAGGCGAAGTTCCTTGGCCTCCGCGCGATCGACTACCAACGCTGCGGACTCTCCGACGACGTCCAGATCGCGCTCAACGAAAAGGACGTCGCACGCGCGAAGCAGATCGCCGCCTACCCCTGGTTCAAGGACAAGCCCGCCTGGCGAAGGGAGATCGACCAACTCCTCCGCAACGGCTTCAAGATGGAGGTCGAATCGCTCATCACAAAGGACATCAGCTACGTGACCGAGACCTACGTCCCGGAACGGCTGAAGGCCAAGGACTGGCTGGATTGA
- the lexA gene encoding transcriptional repressor LexA: MSSAPRAGSPSWWRTTTMNLTPKQLRILQLIRDWRIRHGYSPTMQELADEIGVSKVTVFEHVEALIKKGALVREPNKARSLSIADGIAVPDEARPLRFPLVGKIAAGYPIEKVPDIDEVDLGDLLCQASRTGSTFALKVEGDSMRDEGILDGDYVLIERRDTASNGDRVVALLPDGSTTLKTFYKESDHVRLQPANPQFEPIRVKHCQVQGIVRGVVRRY; this comes from the coding sequence ATGTCGAGCGCGCCGCGCGCCGGCTCACCCTCATGGTGGAGGACCACAACCATGAATCTCACGCCCAAGCAACTCCGCATCCTGCAGCTGATCCGCGACTGGCGCATCCGGCATGGCTATTCCCCGACCATGCAGGAGCTCGCCGACGAGATCGGCGTCAGCAAGGTCACGGTCTTCGAGCACGTCGAGGCGCTCATCAAGAAGGGTGCGCTCGTGCGCGAACCCAACAAGGCACGCTCTTTGTCGATCGCTGACGGCATCGCGGTGCCGGACGAGGCGAGGCCGCTCCGCTTCCCGCTCGTGGGGAAGATCGCGGCGGGGTACCCGATCGAGAAAGTCCCCGACATCGATGAGGTGGACCTCGGCGACCTGCTCTGCCAGGCCTCGCGCACCGGCTCCACCTTCGCGCTCAAGGTCGAGGGCGACAGCATGCGCGACGAGGGCATCCTCGACGGCGATTACGTTCTCATCGAACGGCGCGACACGGCCTCGAATGGCGATCGTGTCGTTGCGCTTCTGCCCGACGGTTCGACCACGCTCAAGACGTTCTACAAGGAGTCCGACCACGTCCGGCTCCAGCCCGCCAACCCGCAGTTCGAGCCGATCCGCGTCAAGCACTGCCAGGTGCAGGGGATCGTGCGCGGCGTCGTCCGCCGCTACTGA
- a CDS encoding class I SAM-dependent methyltransferase codes for MTTATRTRPVVVDAGTPARDPTDFGLPHGYRQGVRNESLDHTGEYPDYWHPARLAMSGRYQRHVYRWAACLVLRRGLRSVLDVGCGPGTKLAEWIEPVCADAEGMDQPSAIEIARTRCRHARLHPVDLERPAIEARRTFDLILFVDVIEHLLDPDPALAMILAFAHPSSLVLVSTPDRDRVRGRACREAVKREHVREWSRREFLSFLRSRGLRPVRSRLVPQDDRPVRSCLRGEAAFRLHLADRSELRCHAVLCRVDAARRATAMNGGDHADRRDL; via the coding sequence ATGACGACAGCGACAAGAACCAGGCCCGTGGTTGTCGATGCGGGCACGCCGGCACGCGACCCCACCGACTTCGGCCTGCCACACGGCTACCGACAGGGCGTGCGCAACGAGAGCCTCGACCACACCGGCGAATACCCGGACTACTGGCACCCGGCGCGGCTGGCCATGAGCGGACGCTACCAGCGCCACGTCTACCGCTGGGCCGCGTGCCTCGTGCTGCGGCGCGGACTGCGGAGCGTGCTGGACGTCGGCTGCGGCCCGGGCACCAAACTCGCCGAGTGGATCGAGCCGGTCTGCGCGGACGCCGAGGGGATGGACCAGCCGAGCGCGATCGAGATCGCTCGCACGCGATGCCGGCACGCCCGCCTGCACCCCGTTGACCTCGAACGCCCCGCGATCGAGGCACGGCGCACCTTCGATCTCATCCTCTTCGTGGACGTCATCGAGCACCTGCTCGACCCGGACCCGGCGCTGGCGATGATCCTCGCCTTCGCGCACCCGAGCTCGCTCGTGCTGGTCTCGACGCCAGACCGCGACCGGGTGCGCGGCCGCGCCTGCCGCGAGGCGGTGAAGCGCGAGCACGTCCGCGAATGGTCGCGGCGCGAGTTCCTGTCGTTCCTGCGGTCGCGCGGGCTTCGGCCCGTGCGCAGCCGCCTGGTGCCGCAGGACGATCGGCCCGTGCGCTCGTGCCTGCGCGGCGAGGCCGCCTTCCGGCTGCACCTCGCGGATCGGTCCGAGTTGCGATGCCACGCCGTGCTCTGCCGGGTCGATGCCGCGCGACGCGCAACCGCGATGAACGGAGGCGACCATGCGGATCGCCGCGATCTCTGA
- the dprA gene encoding DNA-protecting protein DprA, with the protein MPAVSPRLFDLLRLTMTPGLGPVLVARLLETFGTAERALHASPRELERVRGIGAGTSTIIARGLRESASLAERELELAERHSVSMLALGDDGYPPLLAAIPAAPPVLYVRGVLRSADADAFPVAIVGSRACTGYGVEQAERFAGVLASNGLTVVSGGARGIDSAAHRGALRSGGRTIVVLGCGLVHAYPPDNAPLYDKVADGRGAIVSELPMSVVPTPENFPGRNRIISGLSLGVLVIEAAEGSGALITARHAAEEQGREVMALPGRVDSPASAGSHDLIKRGGAALVTGPADVVATLESAARHLAAGTHAPRFADPAAGLFEPEPAAAPNLSERQQRIVGALGTPRSTDELVALTDLSAADLRVELTMLEIAGRVRRVGSRFERLT; encoded by the coding sequence ATGCCCGCCGTCTCACCCCGGCTTTTCGACCTCCTTCGTCTCACCATGACGCCGGGCCTCGGCCCAGTCCTCGTTGCACGCCTCCTCGAAACCTTCGGCACGGCCGAGCGTGCCCTCCACGCCTCGCCGCGCGAACTCGAGCGTGTTCGGGGCATCGGCGCCGGCACCTCCACCATCATCGCGCGTGGCCTCAGGGAATCCGCGTCGCTCGCCGAGCGCGAACTCGAACTCGCCGAGCGGCATTCGGTTTCGATGCTTGCTCTGGGGGACGACGGGTACCCGCCGTTGCTCGCCGCCATCCCCGCCGCTCCGCCCGTTCTCTATGTGCGGGGGGTGCTTCGGTCGGCGGACGCCGACGCCTTTCCGGTGGCGATCGTCGGGTCACGGGCTTGCACGGGGTACGGCGTCGAGCAGGCCGAGCGATTCGCGGGCGTTCTTGCCTCGAACGGACTGACGGTTGTATCCGGCGGCGCGCGTGGGATTGACTCGGCGGCGCACCGGGGAGCACTGCGTTCGGGGGGCCGGACGATCGTTGTGCTCGGGTGCGGGCTGGTGCACGCCTATCCGCCCGACAATGCTCCCCTGTACGACAAGGTCGCGGACGGGCGCGGGGCGATCGTGTCTGAACTGCCGATGAGCGTCGTGCCGACGCCGGAGAACTTCCCAGGCCGCAACCGGATCATCTCGGGCCTGAGTCTCGGCGTGCTCGTGATCGAGGCAGCGGAGGGGAGCGGTGCGCTCATCACGGCCCGGCACGCCGCCGAGGAGCAGGGGCGTGAGGTCATGGCGCTGCCCGGGCGGGTCGATTCGCCCGCGAGCGCCGGCTCGCACGACCTCATCAAGCGCGGCGGCGCGGCCCTGGTCACGGGCCCAGCGGACGTCGTGGCTACCCTCGAATCCGCGGCGCGCCACCTCGCAGCGGGCACCCATGCTCCGCGCTTTGCGGACCCCGCGGCGGGCCTGTTCGAGCCAGAGCCGGCGGCAGCGCCGAACCTGAGCGAGCGTCAGCAACGGATCGTCGGTGCGCTGGGCACGCCGCGTTCGACCGACGAACTCGTCGCCCTGACGGACCTGTCGGCTGCGGACCTTCGCGTCGAACTCACGATGCTGGAGATCGCCGGGCGGGTGCGTCGCGTGGGCAGCCGTTTCGAACGGCTGACCTGA
- a CDS encoding glycosyltransferase family 4 protein translates to MRIAAISDLAPGSHRAYAINVVKTCGGFVRLGHEVAVFCRRPERGWSLASAANAYAEPRVRFECADLPDQRDELLVNGAYLREFAAWAAERIAREGYDLVYARHCRGALACAERGVPTVLETHLDADGDALGAISALRAVGRHERPILACATISTVLAEKYTALGAAADRVFVVPDAVDSDLFTPPHDTGASPYNAWPGPHVVYAGHLYAYKGVGTLLRAASLLDGMTVHFVGGADPDILAARRSAVSLGLRNVDVRGRVAFCRVPPHLWHADVLVLPPSAKHPSAAWTSPVKLGEYLASGRPIVASDVPALRALVREPAVRWFTPDDPGDLARAVHGALAESDREAAARVESARALAERYSYANRARAILRAASAGEGAMAA, encoded by the coding sequence ATGCGGATCGCCGCGATCTCTGACCTCGCGCCCGGGAGCCACCGGGCCTACGCCATCAACGTCGTGAAGACCTGCGGCGGGTTCGTGCGCCTCGGGCACGAGGTTGCGGTCTTCTGCCGCCGGCCGGAGCGGGGCTGGAGCCTCGCCTCGGCCGCGAACGCCTACGCCGAGCCGCGCGTCCGCTTCGAGTGCGCCGACCTGCCCGACCAGCGCGACGAACTGCTCGTGAACGGCGCGTACCTGCGCGAGTTCGCGGCGTGGGCCGCCGAACGCATCGCACGCGAAGGGTACGACCTCGTCTACGCACGCCACTGCCGCGGCGCGCTGGCGTGCGCCGAGCGCGGCGTCCCGACCGTGCTCGAAACGCACCTCGACGCCGACGGCGATGCCCTCGGCGCCATCTCCGCCCTGCGCGCTGTCGGACGACACGAGCGGCCCATTCTCGCCTGCGCCACGATCTCGACCGTGCTCGCCGAGAAGTACACCGCGCTCGGCGCGGCGGCCGATCGCGTGTTCGTCGTGCCGGACGCGGTGGACTCCGACCTGTTCACGCCCCCGCACGACACCGGCGCCTCGCCCTACAACGCTTGGCCGGGGCCGCACGTCGTCTACGCCGGGCACCTCTACGCCTACAAGGGCGTCGGGACGCTGCTGCGGGCCGCGTCGCTGCTCGACGGCATGACCGTCCACTTCGTCGGCGGCGCAGACCCGGACATCCTCGCGGCGCGACGGTCCGCGGTCTCGCTGGGGCTGCGCAACGTGGACGTGCGCGGGCGCGTCGCGTTCTGCCGCGTCCCGCCGCACCTCTGGCACGCGGACGTGCTCGTCCTGCCCCCGAGCGCGAAGCACCCCTCCGCGGCGTGGACCAGCCCGGTCAAGCTCGGCGAGTACCTCGCGTCGGGCCGGCCGATCGTCGCCTCGGACGTCCCCGCGCTGCGCGCGCTCGTGCGCGAGCCTGCGGTGCGCTGGTTCACCCCCGACGATCCGGGCGACCTGGCGCGGGCGGTGCATGGCGCGCTCGCCGAGTCCGACCGCGAGGCCGCGGCCCGCGTCGAGTCCGCACGCGCCCTCGCCGAACGGTACTCCTATGCCAACCGTGCCCGCGCGATCCTGCGCGCCGCCAGCGCGGGCGAAGGGGCCATGGCCGCGTAG
- a CDS encoding SpoIID/LytB domain-containing protein: MITPFQIVRAWCGGVAATARPRGAVAVQAVGVALLLSLVSVSCQTTPRASKAAAGVEPDVRVRIVREAPSVRIAGPAQVAVRTVGSFGEWIGTTPLDLRAEAGVLVAKDAAGVERRFDQGAPVEVRAVVPARTARAAGSRQPTEPDLLVDNRAFPGTVEVHPRTDAGEGAIDVINVTTIESYLPGVLTGELLDNWPLEAYRAQAVAARSYALHERARARLRGRAFDLENTARNQVFAGRTQHEAAVRAARDTRGEALTVGGDVLRAYYSSTCGGRPMGAGSIWPTSTGWEFNGAPPLQVDAPRATFCESSQAYRWQVTRTVEDVSKRIAAYGAANGLSIKALGNVRSIVPVEVNAAGRPVQFTIADDKGKTYKLNAEHLRQALNHPAEGLPAPERAAQARSGDVEFEMRAREIVIRGRGWGHGVGACQFCMNGMARRHWDYGRMLAHFYPGARLERLY, from the coding sequence ATGATCACCCCATTTCAGATCGTGCGTGCGTGGTGTGGCGGGGTCGCGGCTACGGCGCGACCGCGCGGAGCGGTGGCGGTCCAGGCCGTCGGCGTAGCGCTGCTGCTCTCGCTCGTGAGCGTGTCGTGCCAGACGACGCCGCGGGCGTCGAAGGCTGCGGCGGGCGTGGAGCCGGACGTGCGCGTGCGGATCGTGCGCGAAGCGCCGTCCGTGCGGATCGCGGGGCCGGCACAGGTCGCCGTGCGGACGGTCGGCTCCTTCGGCGAGTGGATCGGCACGACGCCTCTGGACCTGCGCGCCGAGGCGGGCGTGCTCGTCGCCAAGGACGCGGCAGGCGTGGAACGACGCTTCGATCAGGGCGCGCCGGTCGAGGTGCGAGCGGTCGTCCCGGCACGTACCGCCCGCGCCGCGGGTTCACGCCAGCCCACCGAGCCGGACCTGCTCGTGGACAACCGGGCCTTTCCGGGCACGGTCGAAGTCCACCCCCGCACAGACGCGGGCGAAGGCGCGATCGACGTGATCAACGTGACCACCATCGAGTCCTACCTCCCCGGCGTGCTCACGGGGGAACTGCTCGACAACTGGCCGCTCGAAGCGTACAGGGCACAGGCGGTCGCGGCACGGAGTTACGCCCTGCACGAACGGGCACGGGCGCGCCTTCGCGGCCGCGCGTTCGACCTCGAAAACACGGCGCGGAACCAGGTCTTCGCGGGCCGGACCCAGCACGAGGCCGCGGTGCGCGCGGCGCGCGACACCCGCGGCGAGGCCCTCACCGTCGGCGGCGACGTCCTGCGCGCGTACTACTCCAGCACCTGCGGCGGACGGCCCATGGGAGCGGGTTCCATCTGGCCCACCAGCACGGGGTGGGAGTTCAACGGCGCGCCCCCGCTCCAGGTGGATGCGCCACGGGCGACCTTCTGCGAGTCATCGCAGGCGTACCGATGGCAGGTCACGCGCACCGTCGAGGATGTCTCCAAACGCATCGCGGCGTACGGAGCGGCGAACGGGCTGTCAATCAAGGCGCTCGGGAACGTCCGCTCGATCGTGCCCGTCGAGGTGAACGCGGCCGGCAGGCCCGTGCAGTTCACCATCGCGGACGACAAGGGCAAGACCTACAAACTCAACGCCGAGCACCTCCGGCAGGCACTGAACCACCCCGCCGAGGGGCTGCCCGCCCCGGAACGCGCCGCACAGGCACGCTCGGGAGACGTCGAGTTCGAGATGCGTGCACGCGAGATCGTCATCCGCGGACGCGGGTGGGGACACGGCGTCGGTGCCTGCCAGTTCTGCATGAACGGCATGGCTCGACGACACTGGGACTACGGACGGATGCTCGCTCACTTCTACCCCGGAGCACGCCTCGAGCGACTCTACTGA